TGTCCAGAGCCCTGGGGAGGGGCAGGCCTGTTGTCTGGGGGAGCTGGCCGGGAGGGCTCCACACACAGGGCCGTACTTGCCCCTGCTGCCCCCACTGTCCTTCCTCAGAGGCTGAGCATGAGGGGAGGCCCAGGGCAGCCTCCGGCGTTTCTTTCTGGTGGGTGGAGATGAGGCGTGTTTGCTTGTTCGGCCCTCACGTGTAACTTGGAGCTTGATGAGAGCTGTCCTCTGAAAGCTGCCCAGCCTTGAGGCGTCGGTGTGAGTCCCGCCCAAGGGCGTGCTATGTGCTGGGCTTCCCTGAGCCGCCCTGCAAGCTCGTGGGGCGGTGACAGCTCACAGGGCGGTTAAACCTTCAGCACATGAAACTGCCTGAGGACCTTCCTGCCTGAGGACCCTGTGGATCACTGCCTGGGCGTCGGCACCTGGCCCGGCCCCCTTCTTGGGGTGGCAGAGAGCGGGATGCCTTTTCTCCCCGCCTGCTCCTCCTTATCCCCGTGTCTCCTCTCGCCTTGGTGTCTGCGTGGGTCTGTGTCATCCCGGCGGGCTTTGTGGCCTCATCAGGCAGTTGGCGGCACCCACCCAGGCTTCAGAAGTCTCCGCCTCCGTGTTGTGTTCCATAGGAACAGCTGTGACTTGTTCCCATGTCCGGTGTTGGTTTAAATGCATTTGAGAgctgcagggcaggggagggtgaGCTAGGGAACTCCCTACTGTGTCTTGTGGACTCTCTCTGGGGACCGTGCCCCTCCCCGGCCACATTCATCCTCACTTCCTGGACGCCCCTCTCCACAGGAAAAGTGCAAGGAGGTGAGTGGCATGGCTATGGTTGGATTTGTTTAGAGAGAGGTCCCCGCGTGCCAGTGCCATGTGGTGCCCTCACAGGATTCCTGCACGACACGGAGTCACCCAGCACGGTTCCTGGTGGGCAGAACCGGCCTCCTCCACGCCGCTGTGCATCCCGGGGCCTCGTCGGGCCTGCTGGGGTTCCTCTTTCACCCATCCGTCCGTCTGTCTTTCCCCTGGCTGGGGGTGTGGCTTTTGATGTGTTCGGTCCAGTGGTCGTTTTCTTCGTGGTTTCCGGGTTGGGTCACACTTAGCAGGCCGGTGTGTTGGAAGGTCGCGGAGGTCCTCGCCCAGCTCACTCCTTCCGCCTCTCGGGCTGCTGTGAGTCAACCGAGGTCCACTTTGGGACAAAGAGTTAAATGCTTAATCGTTCGACTGTAGCCTTTTCCACCTTGTGTGAAAAGCCACTTGTATGGTGTGTGGTGtagggtgtgtggtgtgttggcTGCAGCGCGCCGTGACGAGCCCCCGGTGTGTTCCACACAGGAAACAGAAGGAGCTGGAAGAGCTGGAgcgagagaggaaaagagaagagaagcttCGCAAGAGGGAACAGAAGCAGAGGGACCGTGAGCTGCGCCGGAATCAGAAGAAGCTGGAGAAGCTGCAGGCGGAGGAGCAGAAGCAGCTGCAGGAGAAGATCAAGCTGGAGGAGCGCAAGCTGCTGCTGGCGCAGAGGAACCTGCAGTCCATCCGGCTCATCGCCGAGCTGCTCAGCAGAGCCAAGGTACCCGGGGGCTCCCTCTGCAGCCGCCAGCCGCGCCCGGGCTGCCCTTGGTGCCCTCCCCTGAAATGCGGGCGGCGTCACGGCGCCGTTTCCCCGCCGGCTGCAGCTGTACCCGCAAAACCAGCTTTAAGGCCGAGGATGACGGCTCCTGCCCGGGAGGGTGTGGCGCTTGTCTGTCGTTCCCGATGATTTCAGAGCTGTGACAGTTTCCTTTTGCAAAGCTGGTGCATCCAGGTTCCCCGAGCAGGCTGGCAGCCTCCCGGGGGCCGGGGCAGAGGCTGTGTGTTTCCTTTGGGTCGGGGCAGTGGCAGAGAGTGCAGGGGGCCGCTCTCTCTGGCCCGTGCCTCTGTGTGTGGTCAGCTGGCCTGGCTGTGACCTCACCAGTGGCCCAGAGCAGAGGGGCAAGGTGGGCTGGAGGGAGGGCTGAGCACACAGAGGGGGCCTGCCATGGGCCCGGGTCCCTCCTCCGCAGTGTGAACCTGACAGGTCTCACCAGCGCCGGTACTGACGACCCCCTCAGCACCAAGAGCCTCCTTGCTCCTCCTGCAGGCGCGACTGGTAACTCCCATGAGCCCGGGGCCAGGGCCCACAGACAGACAGACCTTCCCAGGACAGACGTCCCCGGCACGCTCCTTGTCCTCAGGAGGGCTGCGTCCCCCTGGAGTCCAACGCGGGGCGACCCCATAACCTGTTGTCTGATTACAGTTGTGATAAGTCCCCGGGAAGGAGCATGACAAGAGGCTGAGACATGTGGCAGCCCAGTCCTTACCTCATGGTGAATATTGAAGACACTAACCCAGGCTAGGCCAGGCTCGCCCCGCAGCTACGGCGGCGGCATGTGTCTGCGGCGTCATCTCAGCTCCCTGTTGCTGGCGGCCGCTTGTGACCTAACCGCAGGCGCCTGTGTGCAACGTGGTGGGGCTCCCGGCAAGGCCCGGCTCTGCCCAAGAGGCCCGCCCCAGGGCTGCGCCGAGTCGCTTTGCCAAGGGGTGTCCTTCTCACTCAGACGCATGATGGCCCCAGGTGTGGCCGCGGGAGCCCAGGGATGGACGGGCTGGACCTGGCTCGCCGTAGGAGACGCCCCCCACCCCAGGGCTGGAGTCCAGCCAGGCCGCTGATCCTGCATCCCCAGACCATGGGGCCTCCAAACACCTTCCCAGCTCCTTTCCCACGTGTCCGGCCAGGCTCAGGAGTCGGGCTCAGCTGCACTTTCCTCTTCCCTGCAGGCTGTGAAGCTACAGGAACAGGAGCAGAAGGAGGAGAAGCTGAGGCTCCAGCAGCAGGAGGAGCGGCGGCGGCTGCAAGAGGCCGAGCTGCGGCgggtggaggaggagaaggagcgcGCACTGGGCCTGCAGCGGAAAGAGCGGGAGCTGCGCGAGCGGCTGCTGAGCATCCTGCTGAGCAAGAAGCCGGATGACAGCCACGCACACGACGAGCTGGGCGTGGCACACGCCGACCTGCTGCAGCCCGTCCTGGACATCCTGCAGACCGTGTCGTCTGGCTGTGTGAGCGCCACCACGCTGCACCCCCTCGGGGGCCAGCCCCCTTCCAGTGCCCCCAAGGAGACCCCGGCCCACCCAGAGGCCGACGGCGCCCCCAAAAGCGTGAACGGGAGCGTGGCCGAGGAGGCCCCGTGCAAGGAGGGTCAGAGCTCCTGTCGTGTGGCCCCCGAGGATGGCTCTCCAGAGAAGAGGTGCCCGGGCGGCGTCCTCTCGTGCATTCCTGACAACAACCAGCAGGCCAAGGGCATCCCTGCCTGCGAGCAGAATGTCTCCAAAAAGGACACCCGGTCGGAACAGGACAAGTGCAACCGGGAGCCCAGCAAGGGCCGGGGCCGGGCCACCGGAGACGGGCTCGATGACCGGCACACGCGGGAGAGGAGCCGGGCCAGGCAGGCCGGCAGCAGGGAGGACGGGAGGCCACGCAAGGAGCGGCGGCCCCACAAGAAGCACGCCTACAAGGATGACAGCCCCCGCCGGCGCAGCACGAGCCCGGAGCACACCCGGTCCCGGAGGTCCCACAGCAAAGACAGGCACCGGAGGGAGCGGAGCCGGGAGCGGAGAGGCAGCTCCAGCAGGAAGCACAGTCGCCACCGCCGCCGAAGCGAGCGGTCGCGCTCCCGGTCCCCGAGCAGGCACCGCAGTACCTGGAACAGGTAATGACGGACACGGCCTCCCCACGGCCTGTCCGGGAAAGACCAGGACCTGCTCGAGCGTCCTGGCCGCTCCTTGGCCGCTCTCCGTCCACCCCTGCAAAGCCAAGACCCTTCTCCAGCCACGAATGTCCGAGGAGCCCGCTGGCAGGAAGGAAGACACCATGCTTTAGAGATCCATCTTTCTCCACTCACCACAGCATACTTGGCACTTCAGTTTCAAACACGTAGTCCTTTAAAACTTGATCCGATAGCTTTAATGCGGCCAGTCCTCTCTCAGTCAGGAAAATTGCACAGACCGACAGTCGTGAGGATGGCAGAGCTGCTGCATTCCCCCACACGGGGATTTCTGTGTCTGCTTGGCAACCTCCCCACGTGCACGGCCTAGGAGGTGCACGTAACGCGGCAGGGGAGACTCATCCAAAGGTGTGGGCCACCAGAGTCACAccagcactaaaaagaaaaagcGTTGCCCTGGTGATTTCCCCCCCCGTTTGTAATTTTAACTGATCGGGAAATGCAGTTTGGGTGGGATGCCGAACCGTCATGCTGACATTGAGTCACGGATGAGGGAGGTACAAGTCCTTTAAGATCAAAACTCAAACGGGCCGTTCTTTCTAAGGTGTCGGTATGTGGGGAGTGGTACAAAATGGTCTGATGCTCCTTAACTTCAAAAACATTCACTTTTTACAACTTCAAGGAATTAAGCATAAAAAAGATTGGTTAAAAGCTTTGGTTTCTAGTAAAGGTtagtgtgtgtggtttttttaagAAGCTGTTttgctaaattatttttacttggaATGTTTCAAACAGATTTCAGGCTGCAAACTTGTTAAGTTTTATAATCGTTTGCTTCTCCAAGTGAAGCtcagaaatacttaaaaatagcTGTAACGTTTGCGTTAGGAAAGATGGTGTTTATTCCAGTTTGCATTTTTATggtgaaataaaatccttttccaATGAACTAAAATTTTTCACGCTTacgatttttgtgtttttatgttcCTTGGACTGCATTATTCGGCTCAGGCTAGCCAAATGTGTGTCAAACCAAAACCAGTAGAAATTGTTCGCTTTTCCTAGAACTGCTGATTCAACGATCATACATCACACAGCTCTCCCGCGGCCGTACGGTAGTAACCTTCTGAGAGGAGGATCCTGGGTCTTAAGAGGCATCTAATTTGTTTGCTGAGAACATAAACTTAGCCAAATTCCCAAAACCAATCTTTTTTAAAGCCAAGGAGctgtttttaaagcaaatttaaaacacggttgttcttttttttttttttgagatggagtcttgctctgttgcccaggctggagtgcagtggtgcgatctcggctcactgcaagctccacctcccgggttcacgccattcttctgcctcagcctcccgagtagctggtactacaggcacccgccaccacgcccggctaatttttttgtattttttagtagagacagggtttcaccatgttagccaggatggtctggatctcctgacctcgtgatctgcccgccttggcctcccaaagtgctgggattacaggcgtgagacaccgcgcccggccaaagacGGTTCTTTTCCCCACCTACAGTAGTGGTCACAGGTAGTGTCGGCGCTGCCTGCTTGACCCAGGGTGGAATAGTCTGTGCCTCTGTTTAATTAAAACACAAGCCTCCTTCGGGACTGGAGGGCTGGACACGTGCCTGTCCCATCCCCAAGCTCATATCACTAGCACACAGATGAGCACTACACACACACCTGTCTCTCAAATGGCTCTGGCTGGCCTGAGACCAGCAGACAAGATGTGCCCAGACACAGAGTGTTTGCAAACACGGGCCTCTCAGAAGTCTgcatctggccgggcgcggtggctcactgagcgcctgtcatcccagcactttgggaggccgaggtgggtgaatcacgaggtcaggagatcgagaccatcctggctaatatggtgaaaccccatctctgctaaaaatacaaattagccaggcgtggtggcggtcacctgtagtcccagctactcgggaggctgaggcagcagaatggcgtgaaccggggaggtggagcttgcagtgagccgagatcgtgccactgcactccagcttgggcgacagagcgagactcctctcaaaaaaaaaaaaagtctgtgtcgGTCTGTCCAGCCCAGCACTGAgctttttgcctgttcagtagtTACAAGAACGTtgccagggccaggcatggtggcttacacctgttatcccagcactttgggaggccgaggcaggtgtatcacatgaggtcaggagttcaagaccatcctggccaacatggtgaaactctgtctctgctaaaaacacagaaaattaggcGTGgggatgggcacctgtaatcccagctactcgggaggctgaggcaagagaatcgcttgaatctggggagcggaggttgcagtgagctgagatcacaccactgcactccagcctgggcgacagagcgagactcctctcaaaaaaaaaaaaaaaaaagtctgtgtatCTGTCGGTCTGTCCAGCCCAGCACTGAgatttttgcctgttcagtagtTATAAGAACGTTgccagggccgggcatggtggcttacacctgttatcccagcactttgggaggccgaggcaggtgtatcacatgaggtcaggagttcaagaccatcctggccaacatggtgaaaccctgtctctactaaaaacacaaaaaattaggcatggggatgggcacctgtaatcccagctactcgggaggctgaggcaagagaatcgcttgaatctggggagcggaggttgcagtgagctgagatcacaccactgcactccagcctggg
This genomic stretch from Pongo pygmaeus isolate AG05252 chromosome X, NHGRI_mPonPyg2-v2.0_pri, whole genome shotgun sequence harbors:
- the LOC129025006 gene encoding A-kinase anchor protein 17A; this encodes MAAATIVHDTSEAVELCPAYGLYLKPITKMTISVALPQLKQPGKSISNWEVMERLKGMVQNHQFSTLRISKSTMDFIRFEGEVENKSLVKSFLACLDGKTIKLSGFSDILKVRAAEFKIDFPTRHDWDSFFRDAKDMNETLPGERPDTIHLEGLPCKWFALKESGSEKPSEDVLVKVFEKFGEIRNVDIPMLDPYREEMTGRNFHTFSFGGHLNFEAYVQYREYVGFIQAMSALRGMKLMYKGEDGKAVACNIKVSFDSTKHLSDASIKKRQLERQKLQELEQQREEQKRREKEAEERQRAEERKQKELEELERERKREEKLRKREQKQRDRELRRNQKKLEKLQAEEQKQLQEKIKLEERKLLLAQRNLQSIRLIAELLSRAKAVKLQEQEQKEEKLRLQQQEERRRLQEAELRRVEEEKERALGLQRKERELRERLLSILLSKKPDDSHAHDELGVAHADLLQPVLDILQTVSSGCVSATTLHPLGGQPPSSAPKETPAHPEADGAPKSVNGSVAEEAPCKEGQSSCRVAPEDGSPEKRCPGGVLSCIPDNNQQAKGIPACEQNVSKKDTRSEQDKCNREPSKGRGRATGDGLDDRHTRERSRARQAGSREDGRPRKERRPHKKHAYKDDSPRRRSTSPEHTRSRRSHSKDRHRRERSRERRGSSSRKHSRHRRRSERSRSRSPSRHRSTWNR